The DNA region TAAAAAGTAAAGTTTTCGCCTAAGTAAACTTGTTTTACTTTTTCATTTGTTGCGACGTCATCTGGTAAACCTTCTGCAAGTATTTTACCTCCAGCTAATATATACGCTCGGCTGCATAAAGATAAAGTTTCTCTTACATTGTGGTCTGTGATTAAAACCCCTAAATTTTCTTCAGCAACAAGTTTTTTAATAAGCTCTTGAATTTCAGCAACAGTAACTGGGTCAATACCAGCAAAAGGCTCATCTAATAATAAAAATCGAGGAGAAATAACAAGAGTTCTTGCAATTTCAAGACGTCTTCGTTCGCCACCTGAAAGACTTATTCCTAAACTTTTTCTGATATGTCCTATACCAAATTGATCAATTAATTTTTCAAGTAATTGAGAACGCTTGTTTCTCGGAATTCCCCAAACTTCCATAATAGCTCTTAAATTGTCTTCAACAGAAAGTTTTCTAAATACACTTGAATTTTGAGGTAGATAACCAATGCCCATTCGGGCTCTTTTATGAATAGGGAGTTCTGTAATATTATTTCCATCTATAGTTACTTCCCCTGAGCTTGGTTTTAATAAGCCCACAGTCATATAAAAGCTTGTTGTTTTTCCAGCCCCATTTGGCCCAAGCAATCCTACAACTTCACCACTATTAACAAAAAAAGAAACATTATCCACAACCGTACGTGTGCCAAATTTACGAATTAAATTTGAGGAAGTGAGTTGGTTTTCATTCATTTTTGGACCTTATCTTTTGATGTTTTTGATACCGAATTGCTTTTACCCATATTTGAAGTAGAGCGAGGATCAATTGTTCCATGAGGTTCTTTTAAACTGATATCACCTGTTTCAAGATTTATTTCTATATATTCGGCATTAATAAATTCTTGCTCTTTCCAGACCTTTGCTTTTCCTTTTAGTATCATAATTCTTTTAGGCACTAAAAATTCAATTTCATCTGCATTTGCTTTTATTTCAGGAGCATTAGGAGAACTCTTTTTTAAAATATGAACATTACCAGTAGCAATTGCTTTTTGAATAGATCGGGAGCCAGAAGTGAAATTTTTTCCAGGGTTACCAATCAATTTTGCTTTGTCGGATGTTAACTTAGTATCATCCTGTATAAGAACCACATTTCCTACAAGGTTTAATATTCCTGTTTTTAGAGAACCATCTGCTGTGTTTCCGTCAAAGTAAACAGGGGCATTGCTGTTATGTTTAGCAA from Silvanigrella paludirubra includes:
- the lptB gene encoding LPS export ABC transporter ATP-binding protein — protein: MNENQLTSSNLIRKFGTRTVVDNVSFFVNSGEVVGLLGPNGAGKTTSFYMTVGLLKPSSGEVTIDGNNITELPIHKRARMGIGYLPQNSSVFRKLSVEDNLRAIMEVWGIPRNKRSQLLEKLIDQFGIGHIRKSLGISLSGGERRRLEIARTLVISPRFLLLDEPFAGIDPVTVAEIQELIKKLVAEENLGVLITDHNVRETLSLCSRAYILAGGKILAEGLPDDVATNEKVKQVYLGENFTF
- a CDS encoding LptA/OstA family protein; protein product: MKLYSSCKIIISLSVCLSFLQNSYADFEESLPNNFNSQSSKPTEQTDSSNTVRNKNDIDKKTKENSTKKSSGTQENSSSNEFAKHNSNAPVYFDGNTADGSLKTGILNLVGNVVLIQDDTKLTSDKAKLIGNPGKNFTSGSRSIQKAIATGNVHILKKSSPNAPEIKANADEIEFLVPKRIMILKGKAKVWKEQEFINAEYIEINLETGDISLKEPHGTIDPRSTSNMGKSNSVSKTSKDKVQK